A region from the Salinivibrio kushneri genome encodes:
- a CDS encoding CZB domain-containing protein, which translates to MATQSEQAQHSRTTIKAAALRAFCELAKLDHISFKFAIYRVVLGEDSMVASDVTDHTQCRLGQWYEHGEGQQYFAQLQTFKAIAAPHEKVHTHAKAALEAYHHQQPEQMVSELQHMESASMVVIDKLEYLAIEGSEEVA; encoded by the coding sequence ATGGCCACGCAGAGTGAGCAAGCACAGCATAGCCGTACCACCATTAAAGCGGCTGCGCTGCGTGCTTTTTGTGAACTGGCGAAACTTGACCATATTAGCTTTAAATTTGCGATATATCGCGTGGTGCTGGGTGAAGACAGCATGGTGGCATCAGATGTCACCGATCACACCCAATGCCGCCTCGGCCAGTGGTATGAGCATGGTGAAGGTCAGCAATATTTTGCGCAGTTACAAACGTTTAAAGCCATAGCCGCACCTCATGAGAAAGTGCATACTCATGCTAAAGCGGCACTGGAGGCATACCATCATCAACAACCCGAGCAAATGGTGAGTGAGTTACAACACATGGAGTCGGCAAGCATGGTGGTCATCGATAAGCTTGAGTACCTCGCGATTGAAGGCAGTGAAGAGGTGGCGTAA
- a CDS encoding bifunctional diguanylate cyclase/phosphodiesterase encodes MIALIAGWSVYTLENQRQQSRFSTDVEKQRHTLSKAFSQLYELQLSAQLYLQQEGGLTRDKFHAFIDNHTQKRSGLDSVMWLPRVNRAELKQFAAQHGHYHPFPPLNNHACQWVMRGDTFPALYLSPKAAAEGYSGWRADAQCENTVTMERAYFKRQPVARLIHNEQGHGVRWFAAITARDGQLAGFLATTLYFDTFLPTLWQDDTPAPDMGLIAREAFGHQQMFATHSTQALQTWRNTHSPDITIPIAGSEEGLVIRFTHLRGLHTGLLYGVLVGLLVLSLGLSVLASFWSYANRLSLAQHLVNKQTRQLTHQAHHDTLTGLANRAALDNALEGALQQVSAQYSEHFTLLFIDLDRFKVVNDSLGHVTGDTLLKQVAKRLTQSVSGERVFRFGGDEFIILLKADSSLALAQTKAKHLLQALSAPYKVDEHMINLSASIGIASVNKANASVTDIIQQADIAMYHAKQTRDRLAIFQPAMLAKVQQRFIVEQDLKKGLAQQQFHLMFQPIFDGEHETLSHAEALLRWQHPTLGSISPAEFIPIAEETGYIIELGDWVLEQVADVLDSWHIRFPTNQCPSITVNVSAKQCQSATFADDVASLIARHQFAPQCLGLEMTETALLEHSETVGKNLHQLHALGIKLYLDDFGTGYSSLSLLRQYPFSVIKMDRSFIMDIDQPNGKAAPLCRGMIAMAHAVGLTVVAEGVETKQQLGWLRQHQCDYLQGYVLSRPIARTALEDWLLPKSHQRMVLVHG; translated from the coding sequence ATGATTGCGCTGATCGCCGGTTGGTCTGTCTATACCTTGGAAAACCAGCGTCAGCAAAGCCGATTTTCGACCGACGTGGAAAAGCAACGTCACACACTCAGTAAAGCCTTTTCCCAACTCTATGAGCTTCAATTATCGGCGCAGTTGTATCTGCAACAAGAAGGCGGCCTGACACGTGATAAATTCCATGCCTTTATCGATAACCATACCCAAAAGCGCTCTGGGCTTGATAGCGTCATGTGGCTACCTCGGGTCAATCGCGCGGAGTTAAAACAGTTTGCCGCGCAACACGGGCATTATCATCCCTTTCCACCGCTCAATAACCATGCCTGCCAGTGGGTGATGCGGGGTGATACGTTTCCCGCGCTTTACTTGTCCCCCAAAGCTGCGGCAGAGGGGTATTCAGGTTGGCGCGCGGATGCGCAATGCGAGAATACCGTTACCATGGAACGGGCTTATTTTAAACGCCAGCCCGTCGCGCGATTAATTCACAACGAGCAAGGCCATGGGGTGCGATGGTTTGCAGCCATTACCGCACGAGACGGCCAATTAGCCGGTTTTCTCGCCACCACACTTTATTTTGATACCTTTCTACCCACGCTCTGGCAAGATGACACTCCCGCGCCCGATATGGGGCTAATCGCCCGTGAAGCCTTTGGCCACCAGCAAATGTTTGCCACGCACTCAACGCAAGCATTGCAAACATGGCGAAATACTCACTCGCCCGACATCACTATTCCGATTGCGGGAAGTGAAGAAGGGTTAGTGATCAGGTTCACCCATCTGCGCGGCTTGCACACCGGGCTACTCTACGGGGTGCTGGTCGGGCTATTGGTATTGTCACTCGGCTTATCGGTTCTGGCCAGTTTTTGGTCTTACGCTAACCGACTGTCATTGGCACAACACTTAGTCAACAAGCAGACCCGCCAGCTTACCCATCAAGCACATCATGACACTCTGACAGGGCTGGCAAACCGTGCGGCGCTCGACAATGCCTTGGAGGGAGCACTCCAGCAAGTGAGCGCCCAGTACAGCGAGCACTTTACCTTGCTGTTTATCGATCTCGATCGGTTTAAGGTGGTTAACGACTCTCTCGGTCATGTGACGGGAGATACGCTTCTAAAACAGGTTGCTAAACGTTTGACACAATCGGTCAGTGGCGAGCGCGTATTTCGCTTTGGTGGCGACGAGTTCATCATTTTGCTTAAAGCCGACAGCTCACTGGCATTGGCACAAACCAAAGCCAAGCACCTGCTCCAGGCACTCAGCGCACCTTACAAGGTGGACGAGCATATGATTAACTTGTCCGCCAGCATTGGCATTGCCTCGGTGAACAAGGCCAATGCCTCGGTGACGGATATCATTCAGCAGGCGGATATTGCCATGTATCACGCCAAGCAAACCCGTGATCGCCTGGCCATTTTCCAACCGGCCATGCTTGCCAAAGTCCAGCAACGCTTTATTGTTGAACAAGACTTAAAGAAAGGGTTGGCACAGCAGCAGTTTCACCTGATGTTTCAACCTATTTTTGATGGTGAACATGAAACACTCAGCCATGCAGAAGCGCTGCTCCGGTGGCAACACCCGACGCTGGGGTCGATCTCACCGGCAGAGTTCATCCCAATCGCAGAAGAAACCGGTTATATCATTGAGCTTGGCGACTGGGTGCTCGAGCAAGTCGCTGATGTGCTTGATAGCTGGCATATCCGATTTCCCACTAACCAATGTCCATCTATCACGGTGAATGTGTCGGCCAAGCAGTGTCAGTCAGCCACTTTTGCCGATGACGTCGCCTCACTGATCGCCAGGCACCAGTTTGCGCCCCAGTGTCTGGGGTTAGAAATGACAGAAACAGCCCTACTTGAGCATTCAGAAACGGTGGGGAAGAACTTACATCAGCTTCACGCGCTGGGAATCAAACTGTACCTCGATGACTTTGGCACCGGGTATTCATCCCTCTCTTTACTGCGCCAATATCCGTTTAGCGTGATTAAGATGGATCGCAGTTTTATCATGGATATCGATCAGCCCAACGGCAAAGCGGCGCCCCTTTGTCGAGGAATGATTGCCATGGCACATGCCGTCGGTTTAACCGTCGTAGCAGAAGGCGTCGAGACCAAACAGCAGCTAGGCTGGCTGCGCCAACACCAATGTGACTACTTGCAAGGATATGTGCTCTCTCGCCCGATTGCGCGGACAGCGCTTGAAGATTGGTTGCTGCCAAAATCACACCAGCGAATGGTCTTGGTGCATGGTTGA
- a CDS encoding homocysteine S-methyltransferase family protein has translation MTSIALLDGGLGQEIYQRGPDVSSKLWSVAVMLKHANIVKDVHKDFIRAGAKTHTLNTYPATPTRLAKAGLSDKIDTIYQKAFEALQQAVDETGADVDIAGCLPPLVGSYLGQPQRSFDDMKAEFSHIARLQPHVDVFLIETMTNTLEARAACAAAREQGKPFGVAFRLEPNGALRSGESLEQAMHAVTDYAPTAVMLNCCDPEVLTTAMPKMATQADIVGGYANAFKSVEDMAKGSKADALQAREDLSPLVHTERVQQWIADGALVVGGCCEITPAHIQHLAQTLEQSHEIIKFSQLAD, from the coding sequence ATGACGTCGATTGCATTACTCGATGGTGGCCTAGGACAGGAAATTTATCAACGTGGGCCGGATGTGAGCTCGAAGCTTTGGTCGGTCGCGGTGATGTTAAAACATGCCAACATTGTCAAAGACGTGCATAAAGATTTTATTCGCGCCGGCGCGAAAACGCATACCCTGAATACCTATCCAGCGACGCCCACGCGCCTCGCCAAAGCCGGCCTGAGCGATAAAATAGACACCATTTATCAAAAAGCCTTCGAAGCGCTGCAGCAAGCGGTGGATGAGACAGGCGCCGATGTCGATATTGCCGGCTGTTTACCGCCGCTGGTGGGCAGCTACCTCGGCCAGCCGCAACGCAGCTTTGACGATATGAAAGCCGAGTTTTCTCATATCGCCCGCCTACAGCCTCATGTGGATGTGTTTTTAATTGAAACCATGACCAACACCCTTGAAGCGCGTGCAGCGTGCGCCGCCGCCCGTGAGCAAGGTAAACCGTTTGGGGTGGCGTTTCGGTTAGAGCCTAATGGCGCACTCCGCTCTGGCGAGTCGCTAGAACAAGCCATGCACGCGGTCACTGACTACGCGCCGACAGCAGTGATGCTCAATTGCTGCGACCCAGAAGTGCTTACCACGGCGATGCCAAAGATGGCGACCCAGGCCGACATTGTGGGTGGCTATGCCAATGCGTTTAAATCGGTAGAAGACATGGCCAAAGGCAGCAAAGCCGATGCCCTGCAAGCGCGGGAAGATCTCTCACCGTTAGTCCACACGGAACGCGTACAACAATGGATTGCCGACGGTGCGTTGGTGGTTGGCGGCTGCTGCGAAATCACCCCCGCCCATATCCAACACCTCGCACAAACCCTTGAACAATCTCACGAGATCATCAAGTTCTCGCAGTTAGCGGATTAA
- a CDS encoding HAD-IA family hydrolase: MKKLENISAICFDLDGTIADPFDDLYDAVLGMLRGFDLPEEEPSAIRDWIGDGADLLIHRVLTRHIDGRVSTTVLNQARALFLSSYLGKKPPKTRLYPGVLACLEGLSQRQFPMICTTDMQTAHANSLLKALGVSHFFTRILGTDAIAAGKPDPDSIFESAAILTVPPSELLVVGDAVNDVHAARAAGSPVVCVDYGYNYGTAIQKTGPDTTLDTLAALPNIIAKPSRLEVSGHVLTTPPVLAGPLYGRGSRPGGGAQFR; this comes from the coding sequence ATGAAAAAATTGGAGAATATCTCTGCGATATGCTTTGACTTAGACGGCACGATCGCAGACCCTTTTGATGATCTATACGACGCTGTCCTCGGCATGTTGAGAGGGTTTGATTTGCCGGAGGAAGAGCCCAGTGCGATTCGAGACTGGATTGGTGATGGCGCGGATTTATTGATCCATCGGGTGCTTACGCGACACATTGATGGGCGGGTTTCCACCACCGTACTGAACCAAGCCCGCGCGTTGTTCCTGTCCTCATACCTAGGCAAAAAACCGCCAAAAACTCGACTCTATCCAGGGGTACTTGCTTGTCTTGAAGGTCTCTCTCAACGTCAGTTCCCGATGATATGTACCACGGACATGCAAACGGCGCATGCCAATAGCCTACTCAAAGCGCTTGGGGTCAGCCACTTTTTTACCCGTATCTTAGGAACCGATGCAATCGCAGCCGGAAAGCCGGATCCCGATAGCATTTTTGAATCGGCGGCGATTTTAACAGTGCCACCATCAGAATTGCTGGTGGTTGGTGATGCCGTGAATGATGTTCATGCGGCAAGGGCGGCGGGCTCGCCTGTCGTGTGTGTCGATTACGGCTATAATTACGGTACAGCAATCCAAAAAACAGGGCCAGATACCACCCTTGATACTTTGGCCGCCTTACCCAATATTATTGCTAAGCCAAGCCGGCTTGAGGTGTCAGGGCATGTGTTGACTACGCCACCGGTATTGGCCGGCCCACTTTATGGTCGTGGATCACGGCCGGGAGGTGGAGCACAATTTCGCTAA
- a CDS encoding DUF3081 domain-containing protein — protein MKNELNPTHLLRAFEIVTEYGEEIEDGHRLDGIDAFSDYDGYTIYLAGNGVQLRVGFHNTYDLDYEHENLKEQFLKKWMRWSKITKNNHDKTERGTW, from the coding sequence GTGAAAAACGAACTCAATCCTACCCATCTACTGCGCGCGTTTGAGATAGTGACAGAGTATGGTGAAGAAATTGAAGATGGGCACCGCCTAGATGGCATCGACGCTTTCTCGGATTACGACGGCTATACCATTTATTTAGCGGGTAACGGGGTTCAGTTACGCGTGGGGTTCCACAATACCTATGATCTTGACTATGAGCACGAAAACCTAAAAGAGCAGTTCCTGAAAAAGTGGATGCGTTGGTCAAAAATTACAAAAAATAACCACGATAAAACCGAACGAGGTACGTGGTAG
- the thiD gene encoding bifunctional hydroxymethylpyrimidine kinase/phosphomethylpyrimidine kinase: MNLSPPVILTIAGSDSGGGAGIQADIKAISATGGYACSVITALTAQNTCGVEAVSAVEPGFVRAQLDAVLYDMPVRAVKIGMLANQAIIREVAAVLARSPHLPVILDPVMVATSGDPLLDKHAMTALIEALIPRATVLTPNLPEAARLTGQPVPTSIEQMHALVPALRRLGCPYVMLKGGHLHHVPESVDVWISRDTCQTLSARRVETANTHGTGCSLSAAIASYYAQGMTPIEAGRAAKHYLTDALAHSQQLKVGRGAGPVHHFYAYPVEASQPDVKEASVE; this comes from the coding sequence ATGAACCTATCTCCACCTGTTATTCTTACCATCGCCGGCTCAGACAGCGGTGGCGGTGCCGGCATTCAAGCCGATATTAAAGCGATTTCAGCTACCGGCGGTTATGCGTGCTCGGTGATCACCGCATTAACCGCGCAAAACACCTGTGGCGTTGAGGCCGTCTCGGCGGTTGAGCCTGGTTTTGTCCGCGCCCAATTAGATGCGGTGTTGTACGATATGCCAGTGCGTGCAGTGAAAATCGGTATGCTCGCCAACCAAGCGATTATTCGCGAAGTAGCCGCCGTGTTGGCGCGGTCGCCACACTTACCGGTGATTTTAGATCCCGTGATGGTGGCTACCAGCGGTGATCCTTTGTTGGATAAACACGCCATGACAGCGCTGATTGAAGCGCTGATCCCACGCGCAACCGTGCTCACCCCCAACTTGCCGGAGGCGGCGCGATTAACCGGTCAGCCTGTTCCTACCTCCATTGAGCAAATGCATGCGTTAGTCCCCGCCTTGCGTCGCCTCGGCTGCCCGTACGTGATGCTCAAAGGTGGCCATTTACATCACGTTCCTGAAAGCGTGGATGTATGGATTAGCCGAGATACGTGCCAAACCTTGAGCGCCCGTCGGGTTGAGACTGCAAATACGCACGGCACAGGCTGTTCACTGTCTGCAGCGATCGCCTCTTATTACGCGCAGGGAATGACGCCCATTGAAGCCGGGCGCGCGGCGAAACATTATCTCACCGACGCGTTAGCGCATAGCCAGCAGTTAAAGGTGGGAAGAGGCGCAGGGCCTGTTCATCATTTTTACGCTTACCCCGTTGAGGCGAGTCAACCCGATGTAAAAGAAGCCTCGGTCGAATAG
- a CDS encoding potassium channel family protein, translating into MTFWLLFKRWIISHFAHLNGRILGLVVLAYGIIGWLLLYWAGETEMTQSLGRYIYYLMVTASTVGYGDYSPATEAGQWITAFWIIPGGLGLFAVVIGHVTSALVDYWRRGLQGKRSLTVKNHILVLGWNGQRTIQLIRLLQSGVHGDRPIVLCVRPEMENPLPGEVEFVRVTSFTDAEGIARAGIDSAASIIIDNPEDDITLSAALFCAHKNPSAHLLAYFQDDALSQILKQHYPHAECVPSVSVEMLAKAAVDPGSSQLHHELLSTAQGMTQYCARYPTNASATDVGTLFNQLKHEYDATLIGLDKGEGITLNPNLATDVAPGDRVFYIAAERLPHWSAA; encoded by the coding sequence ATGACCTTTTGGTTGCTTTTTAAACGTTGGATTATCAGTCACTTCGCCCATTTAAATGGGCGTATTTTGGGCTTGGTGGTCCTTGCTTACGGCATCATCGGCTGGCTGCTTTTGTACTGGGCGGGCGAAACCGAGATGACCCAGTCACTCGGTCGCTATATTTATTACTTAATGGTCACCGCGTCCACCGTTGGCTATGGCGACTATTCGCCGGCGACAGAAGCAGGACAGTGGATTACCGCCTTTTGGATTATTCCCGGCGGGCTGGGGTTATTTGCCGTTGTGATTGGTCATGTAACCAGTGCGTTGGTCGATTATTGGCGACGTGGATTACAAGGAAAACGGAGTCTTACAGTGAAAAATCATATTCTGGTGTTAGGGTGGAATGGTCAACGCACTATCCAGCTTATTCGCCTACTACAAAGCGGTGTGCATGGCGATCGTCCTATTGTGCTTTGTGTGCGTCCCGAAATGGAAAACCCGCTCCCTGGCGAGGTGGAATTTGTGCGCGTCACCAGCTTTACCGACGCCGAGGGCATTGCCCGTGCGGGTATTGATAGTGCCGCGAGCATTATTATCGATAACCCCGAGGACGATATTACCCTGTCAGCGGCCTTGTTTTGCGCGCACAAAAACCCCTCAGCGCATCTGCTCGCCTACTTTCAAGATGATGCACTCAGCCAAATATTAAAACAGCACTATCCACACGCCGAGTGTGTGCCATCTGTGTCGGTGGAAATGCTAGCGAAAGCTGCCGTGGATCCGGGTTCCAGCCAGTTGCATCACGAGCTGTTAAGCACGGCACAGGGGATGACGCAGTATTGCGCTCGCTATCCTACCAATGCGAGCGCCACGGATGTGGGCACCCTGTTCAACCAATTAAAGCACGAATACGATGCGACATTAATTGGTCTCGATAAAGGTGAAGGCATTACCCTTAACCCCAACCTTGCAACAGACGTCGCCCCCGGCGATCGCGTATTCTATATTGCAGCCGAGCGTTTACCGCATTGGTCAGCGGCGTAA
- a CDS encoding GNAT family N-acetyltransferase translates to MDVDVTNRLVVTLRAARRNEARYFWRNIYYSRAWKQYDAPYTPIEPVSFWSFRFGLFRRFIVGDTAQVICVDNEPVGYVTLYWEDKRTRWLEVGITIFDPTDWGKGIGRRALTQWIDQLFIRHQVNRIGLTTWSGNTGMMRCAKALGMSEEGRLRAVRYYQGEYYDSLRYGVLRDEWLQQAAPLCRMGTSSAEAMTTVASTMHQDHSLV, encoded by the coding sequence ATGGACGTGGATGTAACTAACCGCTTAGTCGTTACCTTGAGAGCCGCGCGGCGAAACGAAGCCCGTTATTTTTGGCGCAATATTTATTACTCTCGTGCCTGGAAACAGTATGATGCGCCTTACACACCCATTGAGCCGGTGTCGTTTTGGTCGTTTCGTTTTGGTCTTTTTCGCCGGTTCATCGTGGGTGACACGGCACAGGTGATTTGTGTGGATAACGAGCCAGTCGGTTATGTCACTCTTTACTGGGAAGACAAACGCACGCGTTGGTTGGAAGTGGGGATCACCATTTTCGATCCCACAGACTGGGGCAAAGGTATCGGCCGACGTGCACTGACGCAGTGGATTGACCAATTGTTTATTCGTCACCAAGTAAACCGAATCGGCTTAACGACCTGGTCAGGGAACACGGGGATGATGCGCTGTGCCAAAGCGCTAGGAATGTCTGAGGAGGGGCGCTTACGCGCCGTCCGTTACTATCAAGGTGAGTATTATGACTCACTCCGCTACGGTGTGTTGCGCGACGAGTGGTTGCAGCAAGCGGCGCCATTATGTCGAATGGGTACGTCATCCGCCGAAGCCATGACAACCGTCGCCTCAACCATGCACCAAGACCATTCGCTGGTGTGA